From the genome of Denticeps clupeoides chromosome 4, fDenClu1.1, whole genome shotgun sequence, one region includes:
- the sparcl1 gene encoding SPARC-like protein 1 — MKTNLLLLFLVTLTLTNTVKSKPHKKEHVLTKHSLTRLEEDTFVEKPNQKDVSILPTFLPFEASSQEQEGEGLKYEGLVRKDFGEMEKDESSTAVLLSEEELVHLLQGSEEEKGMQENQEEEGMESDEKEEERNEDAIVEDEERKEETEDGEVATEGGEDAEENSQTESLTREASDREVEQESEKSDLAKIRVPVNDKEEDRDETEKNEEEDEGEIPTIMEDYDSQSASEDTERIQNLENRENKDQSTAEHNPPDNNNEQEENSQGNLQESKTSGDVGVAPLTGRGDDKEENDMNESFSHTKGKRRKQKKNQRKSKDQLQNDQPMSSEVTLTEGAEMDESVDNKATKVKRKKSGKWPSPVGVNPVQIRARVELFPSFKRIQSQPGQDPAVPNPCDAVRCKRGKVCKLTKEERPVCVCQEPSDCPASVHDLDHVCGTDNKTYDTSCELFATKCILEGTKRGNKLHLEYTGACKFIAPCQRSELVQFPLRMRDWLKNVLLQLYEQDTVASGFLTSKQRARVQKIYESERRLHAGDHSIELLVRDFEKNYPMYIYPVHWQFAQMDQHPPDHFLSHSELAPLRVPLVPMEHCTSDFFQECDADKDKQVSFKEWCHCFGIKEEDMDTHLLF, encoded by the exons ATGAAGACCAATTTACTCTTACTTTTCCTGGTGACTTTAACATTAACCAATACT GTGAAAAGCAAACCCCATAAGAAAGAACACGTCTTAACTAAACATTCTCTGACTCGTCTAGAGGAG GATACTTTCGTGGAGAAGCCAAATCAGAAGGATGTCTCCATTCTGCCCACTTTCTTGCCTTTTGAGGCGAGCAGTCAGGAGCAAGAGGGTGAGGGTTTGAAATATGAAGGTCTGGTCAGGAAGGACTTTGGGGAGATGGAGAAAGATGAAAGCAGCACAGCTGTGCTCCTAAGTGAGGAGGAGTTGGTTCACCTCTTGCAGGGCTCAGAAGAGGAGAAGGGGATGCAGGAAAaccaggaggaggaagggatGGAGAGTgatgaaaaggaagaagaaagaaatgagGACGCGATTGTGGAAGATGAAGAGCGTAAGGAGGAGACAGAAGATGGAGAAGTTGCaacagagggaggagaggatgCCGAAGAGAACAGCCAAACTGAATCTCTAACCCGAGAGGCCAGTGATCGAGAGGTGGAACAAGAAAGTGAGAAATCCGATCTTGCCAAAATTCGTGTTCCTGTCAATGACAAAGAGGAGGACAGAGATGAAACAGAgaagaatgaggaagaagatgaaggaGAGATTCCCACGATCATGGAGGACTATGACTCCCAGTCAGCAAGCGAGGATACTGAGAGGATCCAGAACCTGGAGAACAGAGAAAACAAGGATCAGTCCACAGCAGAACACAACCCCCCAGACAACAATAATGAACAAGAGGAAAACAGCCAAGGAAACCTTCAGGAATCCAAGACCAGTGGAGATGTGGGAGTGGCACCTTTAACAGGAAGAGGGGATGACAAGGAAGAGAACGACATGAACGAGAGTTTTAGCCACACCAAGGGTAAACgcaggaagcagaagaagaaccagCGGAAAAGTAAAGATCAATTGCAGAATGACCAGCCCATGTCTTCTGAGGTGACATTGACAGAGGGCGCTGAGATGGACGAGTCCGTTGACAACAAGGCGACAAAGGtcaaaaggaaaaagagtgggAAATGG CCCTCTCCAGTAGGTGTGAACCCGGTTCAAATCAGGGCCAGAGTCGAGCTCTTCCCCAGCTTCAAGCGAATCCAGAGCCAGCCTGGACAGGATCCAGCAGTGCCCA atCCGTGCGACGCAGTGAGATGCAAACGTGGTAAAGTTTGCAAGCTCACCAAGGAAGAGAGGCCTGTCTGTGTTTGCCAGGAACCCAGTGACTGCCCGGCAAGTGTACATGACCTCGACCAT GTTTGTGGAACAGATAACAAGACCTATGACACATCCTGCGAGCTTTTTGCCACAAAGTGCATCCTTGAGGGAACTAAAAGGGGCAACAAGCTTCATCTGGAATACACTGGAGCctgcaaat TCATTGCTCCATGTCAGAGATCAGAGCTGGTCCAGTTCCCCCTGCGGATGCGTGACTGGCTGAAGAACGTGCTGCTTCAGCTTTATGAACAGGACACTGTGGCTTCAGGTTTCCTTACATCCAAACAGCGAGCCAGG GTGCAGAAGATCTATGAGAGTGAGAGACGACTTCATGCAGGAGATCATTCAATCGAACTACTGGTTCGAGATTTTGAGAAGAACTACCCCATGTACATCTATCCAGTGCACTGGCAGTTTGCACAGATGGACCAGCATCCCCCAGACCA ctttctctctcactcagaGCTGGCCCCGCTCAGAGTTCCTCTGGTTCCCATGGAGCACTGCACATCTGACTTCTTTCAAGAGTGTGATGCTGACAAAGACAAACAAGTGTCTTTCAAAGAGTGGTGTCACTGTTTTGGCATAAAGGAAG AGGATATGGATACCCACTTGCTCTTCTGA